The following nucleotide sequence is from Halogeometricum borinquense DSM 11551.
CCACTCGGCCTCGGCGTAACTCGGCATCCCGACGAGAACGTTGCCCGGCGACCGGGAGATCTCGGCGCAGGCGTCCACGTACGCCCGTCGCGTCTCGTTGTCTTCGCCCGGTGCCCCGCGATTTTCGTAGGTGAATTTGGGAACGTCTACGGCGAACGACGCGCGATTCTCCTCGGGGAATCCGAGTCCGTACGTCCGTTCGACCACGGGCCGTCCGTCGGCTTCGAGCGCATTCAGGCCCGATACCTCGCGGAATACGTCGAGTGGCTCCAACGTCGCGGACATGAGAACGCCCCCGCCGAACTCGCCCAGTTGCTCGGCGATGGCGTCGCCGGGGAGACAGTTGTGAAGTGCGAGATGCGCGTTGTACGCTCGTCGCCACGAGTTCTCTCGCGCCGTCTCGTCCCACGTCCGGTCGAGTTCGATTTCGCGGAAGAACGACGTATGATCTGTGCGCGCCCAGTTTGCAAGCATCCGCCCGACGGCGGGCGCGGCGCGGCGTTTGTCCTCGTCTTCGGCACTGTTCAGAATACGGGCGGCGACGGCACCGACCGTTTCGGCGCGCACCCATGCCCCCTCGTCGTATCCTTCCGATTCCGCCCACTCTGTCAACTCGTCCGTGGCGGGCTCTTCGGGGTCGCGGAGCGGTATCTCGTCGTCCTCCAGTCGCGTCAGATCGGCACGCCAGTCCGGCATCGTCCGGTCTAAGTACGCCGTCACTCGCCGGTCGAGTTCCTCGCGCACGTCCCGAACGAAGTCGCGTGTCTCCTTCAGTTCTCGAAGCATCACGTCGGCGTCTTCGAGTTCGCCGCGGACGAGTTCGGCGTCCTCGGTCCCCTTCCCGCTGTCGTCGAACTCGACGGGCTGGATGACGCGCGTGAGTTCGTTCTCCGCGTCGCGCAGGGTGGCGTCGCCGACGCCGTCACTGACGAGTTCGCGGACGCGCGGTTCGAGCATGTGCGCCTCGTCGCAGACGACGAATGTGGAGTCGTCTGCGAGTGCGCCCGTGAACGATCCGACGGTAGTTGGGTCGAACGCGTGGTAGTAGTTGCCGACGACGACTTCGACGTGCGGCAGCACGGCACCCATCACGGAGTGCGGACAGGTGCCGTAGCCCGCCGACAGGCGAACAAGCTCCTCGGTATCGACGAGACCCAACTCGGTCACGTCGAACGGAACGGCTTCTATCGGGTCGCCATCCTCGGGTAAGTCGTCCAGAAACGTCGCGTAGAACGGACAGTACTCGGTGTCCTCGTACTCGGTCGTTTCGGGGAGGTACGGCGTCGGCTCGCCCGCTGTCTCAAGATAGGTCGGCCCGCCGCCAGACGAACCGGTGTCGAGGAGGCCGGTCTGTGCGGCGCGCGCCTCTTTCACAAGCTTGCCTGTTGAGGTGAGGCCGCCATCACCGACGAGATTTCGCGTCCGTTCTCGCAAACCCTCACAGCGGTCGTAGACGGTGGTGTCGTCGATTCCGGCGACGTTCTCTCGACTGTACGGACACACATCGGACTTTCCGACTAACGTCAATCCAGAGACTGGGTTCCAATCCTCGGGCAGATTCTCGTTGATCGTTCGCAGATCCTTCTCGAACTGCCTGAGTTGTTGCTTGACGCTCGTCAGGACGAACACTCGCTCGTAGTCGGAGTCCGGGTCGCGGACCCTGTCGATTCCGGCCGTGAGCGCGAGCATCGTCTTTCCAGTCCCGCACGCTCCCTCCACGACGAGGAAGCCGTCGTCCTCGGCGGCGTCAATCGCCGCTTCGATGCCGTCGGCTTGTTCGGGGTAGGGTTCGGGGTGGCCGAACACGGCCTGCCAGTTCACGGATTTCACTCCCGCCGCGGTAGTCATAGGGATGTCGGTGATGGCCGCGCTTCAGTATTTGAACGTTCGTTCGGTGTCGCTCTTCGGGATGGTTACGTTCGTCCCGATACCGTCAGTCCACCCCGCCTCTCTGGAGTGAGCTACGGTAGATCCCGCGGCGTCTTCGCTTCCGGGCGAACCGGTCACGGTCGATTCGGGAACATCGAACGGCCGGGAGGCGGCCGACGCCGCAGCGTACGCGTTCAGCCCCTCTTCTCGACTCGTTTGTTCGAGAATGTACTCGGTTTGGGCGGGCGTGAGGTTGCCCTGCGAGGCGACGAGTGCGGCCGCACCGCCGACGAACGGCGTCGCAGCCGAGGTCCCGTAGAACGCGCCGCTGGAGTCGGTTTCGACCCCATCGGGTGCCGAGAGATCGACTGTCCCGTCCGCACCGAGCGAACTGTACGACCGGACACTTCCGTTCGGCCCGAGTGCGCCGACGGTGATGATACCTTTCCCGGTGGTCGGAGCGACGACGCTTCCTCTCGGATCAGTGTTCGACAGCCGATGTCGCGCCGAGAATAACTGTACCGTTCCCGGGTCAGCGATGCCGCTGCGTGCGTAGATGGCGACGTAGTAGTGTCCTTCAGGAACGACGACGTCTATCGCCTCCATACCGCCGTACGACCGTCGAACTGACTTCGCAACGACCGGGTCGTCGGACCCCGGTAGGTCGCGGTACAGATACAGATCGTAGTCGGCAGGGGAGTCCCACTGGGCGCGGATCGACACCTGCCCCGAGATGGGACCAGTACCGAGAGCGTTGGCCTGTCCATCGTCGGAGAAGTTGACCCATCCCGATTCGGTGCCGGTGCCGGACCAGTGGTGTCCGGCGTAGTTTCCGGCAGAGGTGACATAGATAACGTCGTGGTCGATGGCGTACTGCGCCGTCTGCGACAGGTTCGCGGAGGCACTCATGGTCTTGGGGAAGTAACTTCCAGAGTCTACGATAACGTCAACGTCGTGTTCGATCAACCAGCGGACTGCCTCGTGATATCGCTCGGGCGTCGGTTCCGAGCCGATGGCGGCGAGGTAGAGTTCTGACTTGGGAGCGGTACTGGTAACGATTTCACCAACGGCGGTGCCGTGGGACGTATCTCTGTGAGACCGCCGCCGTCCACCGAATCGTCTGTCGTCAGCGACGTGACTCGCGATTGTCTTGGCGTCGGTGTCGAACGACTTGCCCACGATGCCGACGGTGACGCCTTCTCCTGTGATGCCGTTCGTGTGTGCCTCGAACGCACCGACAGATCGGAGGGCGTCGTACTGATCCACTACGTTGATTCGTTTGCGGATTCGCTCTCTTGCGCGCGCCTCACGCCCTTCGGGAGCATCCGCCGTAGCCGACGTGTCTATCGTCGGCACGTCATCACCCGTCGTCGGGTCGATAGTACCGCCGGTGAGGAAGACACTCACCGGTACTGCGGTCGATATGAGCAGAAGAACGGTCACGACCACGACTGTCGCCTGTCCGCGAGGATGCCTCATCTCACTCCACGCGCGATTGATACGCGCGAACGGCGAGGAAAACGCCGAGGACGAGCAAGCCACCGCCGAGGAAAGCGACGCCCGGCGGGAGGAGGCCCAGCAGTGGCTCCGCCCCGCTGCCGACGCCGTCAATCACGCGCGGCGTCGTCTCCGGGCCACCGAGGTCTGTCACGCCAGCGCCGAACAGTGTCTGGACGGCAAGTGCGGAGACCAGCAGTGCCGCCCCCGCACCGACGTACTTGCCCAATCCGTCGAGAACCGAGTCCTTGTCCTGTGTTCCGCTGACACAGACGACGAGAGAGTCCTGTGTCGGAGCGTACACCTTCATCTCGCGTCCCTTCACGGAATAACGCGTATCGGCGACGCGTACGAGTCCCGCGTTTCTGAGATTGTCGAGATGGTGTCGGATATTCTGGAGGGAGGTATCGACGGTATCGGCGAGTTCCGACGCCGTGGAGGGCTCGCGCTGGAGGGCAGCGAATGTGTCGCGTGCGGTGTCCGAGGAAAGACACCCAATGAGTTGCTCCGCCTCGTCGTCCTCAAGCGAGAGGACCCGAAGGTCACCATCGGCGTCCGCATCTCCGCTCGCGTCGGTGACGCCCGCGTCAGACGGTAGCAACCCGGCCATGCACATCCGTTCTGTCGTGTCAGTAGTAAACATTTCGGACGTAACACCGCAGTGTAACATACTCGCATAGGTCAGATCGCCGACGCTCGACGGGTTGTTCCCGGAATCTGACCGGTCACGTAGAGCAGTGTTAGAACTGCGACGACGCCAGCCAGACAGAACGCGAACGTTCGAAACACCGTATCGAAGGCGTACCCGTATCCGGTAAGAAAGCCGACGACGCCGCTCCCGCTCGCTTCGAGCAGGAGTGAAACGCCGCTGAAGACGGCGTACGCACTGCTTCGGACCGCCGCGGGAAGCGTGTCGAGTACCCACGAATCCAGCGCCGGAAACAGGCTGTGGATTGTGTAGCCGAGAACGGCGGTCACGACGAGAACAGGGGCGTATCCACTGACTTCTGTGAGTGCGAACAGCGCGGCGACGTAGACCGCGAGCGTTACGAGAATATAGGGGACTCGCGGGAATCGGTCCGCGAGTCGCCCCGAGAGCCAGAATGCCGGGACGCCCGCGGCGAAGACGACGGTGAGCATCGTACTCGCCTGCGCCGTCGTGAACGGCTTGGCATCGACGAGGTAGGAGACGTAGAAGTTGAACAGGCCTTGCCAGACGAACCCGGCAGTCGAAATCATCAGCATGCCGACGAAGATGAGTCGCCAGTGGCGGAGTGCGCCGAGGAAGTCGCGGTCCGTATCCGTCTCAACTACCGCGTCAACGCCGCGAGCGGTGTACGCGAGAACGACGGTCACGGCGGCCGCGAGGGCGGCGAGAAGCCAGAACGTGGTGCGCCAGTCTTCGAGAGCGACGAACGTGACAACGACCGGTGCGGCGACGACGGCAGCGAGTTGGGCCGCAGTGCCGTGGACGCCAATCGCGCGCCCGACGGCGTCAGGATAGAGTTCTCCGACGAGCGGAACGGCGGCGACGAAGTACGCGCCCGAGGCGAGGCCGATGCCGAACGCGCCGACCTGCACGGTTCGGATCGACGATGCGGTGGCGGTGAACGCGGCGGTAACGGTGAGAAGCGCGCCCGTCCCGAGGACGACGCGGTGGCGCGGGATATGCGTGAGGAGGTAGCCGACCGGAATACGCGGCAGCGCCGTTCCGACCCACACTAACGTCGTCATCAGTCCCACCGCTTCCGGACTGGCACCGAGTTGGTTCTGGAACGTCTCGACCAACGGCGCGAACGCCGTCCGTCCGAAGTTGACGAGGAAAACTAACCCACAGAGCGTCCCGAACAGTCGTCGCGTCACGGCCGTCGGTTCGGTAACCGGCGTGAGGAAGGTATCGGAAGGGGCGAACGGTGTGTGGGAAATGTACGTGAAGTGGGTGGACCCGTGTGACGACCGCGAGGCCACCCCATTTACGACGCCACCCGACGAACGCCCGGCTATGATAACGAGCGACCGAATGGCCGCGGTTGACGAAAACGCCGAGGCGTTCGGCGTACCGCGGAAGCAACTGATGGAGTCGAGCGGTAACGCCGTCGCTCGGGCCGTCCGCGACATCGCCGACCCGGGCGCGCAGGTGGCCGTCGTCGCCGGACGCGGAAACAACGGCGGCGATGCGTTCGTTGCCGTTCGCTTTTTGGACGATTACGACGTGACCGTCCACCTCCTCGGCAGACCAGAAACGATTTCGACGGATATCGCCCGCGAGAACTGGGATGCGCTCGAAGCGTCCGAGTACGACACCCGAACCGTGACCGATTCGAAGGCGCTCGGTCTGGGCGACCCGGATGTCGTCGTTGATGCGATGCTCGGCACGGGGGTCACCGGCGCGCTCCGCGAACCCGAGGCGACGGCCGCCGAGGCGGTGAACGACCTCGATGCGACAGTCGTTGCGGTTGATGTACCTTCCGGCGTGGACGCCGATACGGGGACAGCCGCGGGCGTCGCTGTCGATGCGGACCGCGTAGTCACGTTCCACGACGAGAAGCCCGGACTCGCTTCGCTGGACGCTGCGGTAACCGTTGCAGACATCGGTATTCCGGCGGCGGCGGAGCTGTTCGTCGGACCCGGTGACTTGCACCACACCCGACGGTCGCAGAGTCACAAAGGCGACCACGGCGAAGTCCTCGTCGTCGGTGGCGGGCCGTACACCGGTGCCCCTGCTCTCTCGGCGCAGGCCGCACTCCGCGCGGGTGCTGATCTCGTGCGAGTCGCCTGTCCCAAGTCGGTCGCGCGCGAAATCCAAGGCTACAGCGAGAACCTCATCGTCCGTCCGTTCGATGGCGATCATCTCCAACCGTCCCACGTCGATGGACTCACAGCACTCGCGGCCGATCACGACGTGGTCGTTTTCGGCCCCGGACTCGGCGACGAGGATGCCACGCTCGACGCAGTGGCCGACTTCCTCGAATCGTACGAGGGAACCGCCGTCGTAGACGCCGACGCGCTCCAAGTCGTTCCCGAGGTAGACACCGACGCGACGCTGGTCTGTACGCCGCACCAGGGCGAACTGTTGAAGATGGGCGGCAAGACAGCGGACGACTGGCGCGAGCGGACGGATCTCGTCGAGTCGTTCGCCGCCGAACTAGGACACGTCCTCCTCGTGAAGGGTGCGTACGACATCATCTCCGACGGCGAGGTGACGCGCGTCAACCGGACGGGGAACCCGGGGATGACCGTCGGCGGCACGGGCGACGTTCTTGCGGGAACGACGGGCGCACTCGCCTGCGTCCGCAACGCCAGACATGCGGCCGCCGTCGGCGCGTACGCCAACGGGAGAGCGGGCGACGCCGCCGTCGAGGAGAACGGATACGGTCTCCTCGCTACCGACTTGGTTGACCGTCTGCCCGTGGCCCTCCGGAGGGACGAATGACCGACGAGACACCGGTCGGCGGTGCTGACGGCGACAGCGAGGACGGAACCGGCGACGAACGGGACTTGACGCACGTGGATGAGGAGGGGAACGTCCAGATGGTCGATGTGGGTTCGAAACCCGACACCCGCCGCCGCGCCGTCGCTCGGGGGACGATTCACCTCACCGAATCGACCGTCGATGCGATTCGAGACGACCAAATTGGGAAGGGAGACGTGCTGGCGACGGCGCGAATCGGCGCGATTCAGGCCGTCAAGCACACGTGGGAGACCATCCCGATGTGCCATCAAATACCCATCACGAACGTCGAAACCACCTTCGATGTGGCCGACGAGCGTGTGACGCTCACGGTCACCGTCGAGACGACGGGGAAAACAGGGTGTGAGATGGAAGCGTTGGAGGGCGTCACCACCGGCCTCAACGTCGTCTGGGACATGGTGAAAGCGGCGGAGAAAGACGACGACGGCCAGTATCCCGACACGCAAATCTCCGACGTACAAGTGGTGTCAAAAGAGAAACACCAGGAGTGATCGAAATACGACAAAGACACCGATACGTACCTGTCGTCGGTTCTGTTCCCAATACGTAAATCATCCAATAGTTATCAGAAATGATATCCTTTCGGTATTTATATAAATGGATGACCACCACGCCTGTCCATGGAGGGGCATCCTACACGGGTAGTTACAGTAACAGTTGCGGCACTGGTGATTCTGGCGAGTCTTCCTGCCGGAATCATCGGTGTTGCGTCCGCGGAGACGCCGACGGTTCCACCGGAATCTCCGGGCTTGAACGTCACGACCGAGACGAGAACGGTCGGTTCGACGTCGAACGTCACCGTCGCCTATAATCTCACAGGTGAGATTGACGCCGCGGACGTGCGACTCGAACTGTGGAACGGGACGACGCGGTATAACCAATCAGCGCCGGGACAGACAGAGGGCACGCTGAATCTCACGGTTCCGGCGTCGCTACCGGGGGGCGATCACCGGGTTCGCGTCATCGCTATGAACACGAGTACGCTCACGTCGAACGCCTCGGCGGCGGCCGTTGTCGAGACGAACTCGCCGGTCGTAATCGAGGACTACAATCTCTCTACGACGACGCCCGCAACGGGCGAGGAGGTGACGGTCAACGTCACGCTCAACAACACGGTGGGGTCACAGCAGAACTTCTCGACTCGCGTCTACAAGTCTGATAGCGCAATCGCCGACGCCAACAACACGACCGTTTCGCTCACTGCGAACGGGCAGACGCACGTCGAACTGAACGTCTCGTACAGTTCCGATTCGACCAACAACCTGACCGTCAACGACGAACCATCGACAGAAGTGACCGTCGGTGACTCTGGCGGATCAGGTTCGGGCGGATCCACCTACACGTCCGTTTCGGCCGGGAACGTCACACTCCCCGTCGGGCAATCCGGGACGTTCGATGTGACGTACGACCTCGGTGACGAGATCGACACGGCTGATGCGAAACTGGAGGTATCGAACTTCACCACGACGCTCGACACGAACACGTCGCTCGTGGACAACGACACCGTCCAGATGAGTCTCCCGAAACAGTCGATGGCGGGCGACAAGCGACTACAAGTCGCCGTGCGGAACACGTCGTCCGACTTCGTCGTCGCGCAGTCGGTCCTCAACGTCTCCGTGCGGGGGAACGTCACGGTCGAATCGGTGACGCCGCCCACAACGGCAGTCGCATCGGCGGCCAAGAACGTCTCGGTGACGCTGAACAACACCGGATCGTCGTCTGAGTCGTTCGAAATCTCCGTCTTCGACGACGCGACGAGTCGGTTCCCCGTCGGTTCGAAGTTCGTCAGCGTGCCGGGGAACACGAAGACGATCTACAACGTCTCCGCGTCGTACTCGGAGGGGACGCGAACGACGTATCTTGGCAACGAGAGCTACGGGACGACGACGGTGTATCCGGCCGCGACAGTCGATTCGGTGACGCACGTTTCCGGACCTGCCAACAATACGGCCCTCTCTACGTCGGTCGATTCAGGCGGGATGCTGACCGTGGAACTCCGTAACGGTACCGACCAAGACCTCGCGCCGACCGGTCTCACCGAAAGTTCCCGCTTCGAGGTCGTCGTTCACCTGAACCACTCGGTCGATCCGGGGCTCGTCATCGCCAACGCGCGGAACGTCTCGTGGTCGGTACAGAACACCTCCGAACACTACGTCGTCACTATCGCCGCGCAACCGCTCGAATCGCAGTTCATGGCGAACGCGCCCAGTCTGGACAACTGGGACTCGCTGTCAGATTCGGAGGACAAGGCGGACGACAAACTGCTCTGGTACTCCATCTCGTTCATCGACGAGGACGCGTTGTACAACCAGAACATGACGAACATGACCATCGCAACGGACGCGCAGACGTTCGGGTCGCCGCGGTACGACGAGGCCAACGACTCGATCAACATCGAACTCGCGGCACCCCACTACACCGTCTCGGACACGCAGAACGACGGCATCTACCAGGCGACGATTCCGAGTACGATGCTCGGACAGTGGGGCGTCTCCAATCCCGACAACCTCACCGGGACGTACCAAGGGCAGTCGCGGTCGATAACGACCACGAGCAACGACGACGGGAGCATCGACATCTCGATGAACATCCACTACTCCAGCGGGGAGGTGTCGCTCAGTCCGGACGCATCGGGCGACGATACCAGTTCGTCGGGAGACGATGACACTTCCAGCGACGACTCATCCACTGACGATACATCGAGTTCGTCCGACTCGGACGACGATGACGACTCGTCAACCGATTCGACCGACGACTCGACGACTGACGACTCAACTGATGACACGACAACTGAAACCACAACGACCGACGACGCCGAAACCAACGAATCCGACGACGCATCGAACGAGACGGACCTCCTGCCGGAACTGACCGGCGAGGTCAAAGAAGTGGCGGCAATCCAGAACACCGACGGCAGCAGTTCCGCGGTGGTCGAGAACGTCACCGCGAACGAGACGGTTCGCATCCGTCTGTCGAACAAGTCTACGGACGCACAGAACGCAACGTCCAACACGTCCGTCAGCGACGATATCGGTGAGAACGCCACGGAGAACGATTCGGCGGGCGCGACGAACGCTTCCGACCGTCCGGCGGTGAACGGACTCGACTTGAACCTGCGTAACGACACAGATTCGCTCGGCGTCAACGTCTCCGATTCGGACACCGTGCCCGACGGGACGCCCGAGTTGGAGAGTCAATCCGACGACGCCGAGGCCGTCGGCTACCTCTCTATCGACGTGTCGGGAACCACCGACGACGACATCGAGAACGCGACGATCACGTTCTCCGTCCCGGCGGCGAAACTGGCGGCAACGAATACGTCGTCCGACGACGTGACGCTCCACCGGTACCACGACGGCGAGTGGCAAACGCTGGAGACGACTCACTTGGGCGGCGACCGCTACGCTGCAGAGACACCGGGGTTCTCCGTCTTCGCAGTGAGTATGAAAAAGTCGATGACGGCCGACACGGACACGAAGACGACCGCTGCGGAGACGACGGCGACCGAGGAATCGACACCGCAGTCGAGCGAGACTGAAACGGCGTCTGCGTCCCCGACGAAGACAAGTACGGGCGCGCCCGGATTCGGCGCTCTCGTGACCTTCGCGGCGCTTCTGGCCGTCGCCGTCCTCGCGCGACGCCGAGCATAACACTCGGGAGTCGCTGTTTTTCACGCACGAACCGAGAAAAATCGCTGGAGGATCGATAGCGCCGCTACGTCTGATACCCGCCGTCGGGTTCGGCCTCTGCTTCTGCCTCCCCGTCCGTGCCCGCTTGGACCTCTGCGGCCTTCGCCCGCGCTTTCTCAACGATTGCGGGGCGGGCCTCGAACTCGACGAGGACGTTCTCGCCCTCGTACGCCTCGTTTTTGACGTTGCCGTGGTCGTACAGCCACGAAACGAGGCTCATCGTATCGTCGGACATGGGAAGGAGCAGTCGCTCCTCGCGCCAGTCGGGAAGTTCGCGCTCGATTCTATCGGCGAGCGCACCGACGTTCTCGCCGGTCAACCCGGAGACGGAGACGGGGTTCGGTGCGAGTGCCTGGAGCGCGTCCATCTTCCGGCCGAGTTCGTCGGCATCGACTTTGTCGATTTTGTTCAGCACCGTCACGATGGGCGCTTC
It contains:
- a CDS encoding ATP-dependent DNA helicase; amino-acid sequence: MTTAAGVKSVNWQAVFGHPEPYPEQADGIEAAIDAAEDDGFLVVEGACGTGKTMLALTAGIDRVRDPDSDYERVFVLTSVKQQLRQFEKDLRTINENLPEDWNPVSGLTLVGKSDVCPYSRENVAGIDDTTVYDRCEGLRERTRNLVGDGGLTSTGKLVKEARAAQTGLLDTGSSGGGPTYLETAGEPTPYLPETTEYEDTEYCPFYATFLDDLPEDGDPIEAVPFDVTELGLVDTEELVRLSAGYGTCPHSVMGAVLPHVEVVVGNYYHAFDPTTVGSFTGALADDSTFVVCDEAHMLEPRVRELVSDGVGDATLRDAENELTRVIQPVEFDDSGKGTEDAELVRGELEDADVMLRELKETRDFVRDVREELDRRVTAYLDRTMPDWRADLTRLEDDEIPLRDPEEPATDELTEWAESEGYDEGAWVRAETVGAVAARILNSAEDEDKRRAAPAVGRMLANWARTDHTSFFREIELDRTWDETARENSWRRAYNAHLALHNCLPGDAIAEQLGEFGGGVLMSATLEPLDVFREVSGLNALEADGRPVVERTYGLGFPEENRASFAVDVPKFTYENRGAPGEDNETRRAYVDACAEISRSPGNVLVGMPSYAEAEWMAGELDTRLSKTVLLDESSDDGATERLKADFFGGEEKVLVTSLRGTLTEGVDYRGDRLSAAVVCGVPIINTSSPRTRAVKTAYDREFGNVPASDSSGSPRGASASRDGFEAALTVPAVRKARQTIGRVIRGSEEVGIRALVDARYARDSWNSVREYLPESEREEFSPVSSDMLRFGVDRFWSSVD
- a CDS encoding S8 family serine peptidase translates to MRHPRGQATVVVVTVLLLISTAVPVSVFLTGGTIDPTTGDDVPTIDTSATADAPEGREARARERIRKRINVVDQYDALRSVGAFEAHTNGITGEGVTVGIVGKSFDTDAKTIASHVADDRRFGGRRRSHRDTSHGTAVGEIVTSTAPKSELYLAAIGSEPTPERYHEAVRWLIEHDVDVIVDSGSYFPKTMSASANLSQTAQYAIDHDVIYVTSAGNYAGHHWSGTGTESGWVNFSDDGQANALGTGPISGQVSIRAQWDSPADYDLYLYRDLPGSDDPVVAKSVRRSYGGMEAIDVVVPEGHYYVAIYARSGIADPGTVQLFSARHRLSNTDPRGSVVAPTTGKGIITVGALGPNGSVRSYSSLGADGTVDLSAPDGVETDSSGAFYGTSAATPFVGGAAALVASQGNLTPAQTEYILEQTSREEGLNAYAAASAASRPFDVPESTVTGSPGSEDAAGSTVAHSREAGWTDGIGTNVTIPKSDTERTFKY
- a CDS encoding ArsR/SmtB family transcription factor — translated: MAGLLPSDAGVTDASGDADADGDLRVLSLEDDEAEQLIGCLSSDTARDTFAALQREPSTASELADTVDTSLQNIRHHLDNLRNAGLVRVADTRYSVKGREMKVYAPTQDSLVVCVSGTQDKDSVLDGLGKYVGAGAALLVSALAVQTLFGAGVTDLGGPETTPRVIDGVGSGAEPLLGLLPPGVAFLGGGLLVLGVFLAVRAYQSRVE
- a CDS encoding MFS transporter, producing the protein MTRRLFGTLCGLVFLVNFGRTAFAPLVETFQNQLGASPEAVGLMTTLVWVGTALPRIPVGYLLTHIPRHRVVLGTGALLTVTAAFTATASSIRTVQVGAFGIGLASGAYFVAAVPLVGELYPDAVGRAIGVHGTAAQLAAVVAAPVVVTFVALEDWRTTFWLLAALAAAVTVVLAYTARGVDAVVETDTDRDFLGALRHWRLIFVGMLMISTAGFVWQGLFNFYVSYLVDAKPFTTAQASTMLTVVFAAGVPAFWLSGRLADRFPRVPYILVTLAVYVAALFALTEVSGYAPVLVVTAVLGYTIHSLFPALDSWVLDTLPAAVRSSAYAVFSGVSLLLEASGSGVVGFLTGYGYAFDTVFRTFAFCLAGVVAVLTLLYVTGQIPGTTRRASAI
- a CDS encoding bifunctional ADP-dependent NAD(P)H-hydrate dehydratase/NAD(P)H-hydrate epimerase, producing the protein MITSDRMAAVDENAEAFGVPRKQLMESSGNAVARAVRDIADPGAQVAVVAGRGNNGGDAFVAVRFLDDYDVTVHLLGRPETISTDIARENWDALEASEYDTRTVTDSKALGLGDPDVVVDAMLGTGVTGALREPEATAAEAVNDLDATVVAVDVPSGVDADTGTAAGVAVDADRVVTFHDEKPGLASLDAAVTVADIGIPAAAELFVGPGDLHHTRRSQSHKGDHGEVLVVGGGPYTGAPALSAQAALRAGADLVRVACPKSVAREIQGYSENLIVRPFDGDHLQPSHVDGLTALAADHDVVVFGPGLGDEDATLDAVADFLESYEGTAVVDADALQVVPEVDTDATLVCTPHQGELLKMGGKTADDWRERTDLVESFAAELGHVLLVKGAYDIISDGEVTRVNRTGNPGMTVGGTGDVLAGTTGALACVRNARHAAAVGAYANGRAGDAAVEENGYGLLATDLVDRLPVALRRDE
- the moaC gene encoding cyclic pyranopterin monophosphate synthase MoaC; translation: MTDETPVGGADGDSEDGTGDERDLTHVDEEGNVQMVDVGSKPDTRRRAVARGTIHLTESTVDAIRDDQIGKGDVLATARIGAIQAVKHTWETIPMCHQIPITNVETTFDVADERVTLTVTVETTGKTGCEMEALEGVTTGLNVVWDMVKAAEKDDDGQYPDTQISDVQVVSKEKHQE
- a CDS encoding PGF-pre-PGF domain-containing protein, with protein sequence MEGHPTRVVTVTVAALVILASLPAGIIGVASAETPTVPPESPGLNVTTETRTVGSTSNVTVAYNLTGEIDAADVRLELWNGTTRYNQSAPGQTEGTLNLTVPASLPGGDHRVRVIAMNTSTLTSNASAAAVVETNSPVVIEDYNLSTTTPATGEEVTVNVTLNNTVGSQQNFSTRVYKSDSAIADANNTTVSLTANGQTHVELNVSYSSDSTNNLTVNDEPSTEVTVGDSGGSGSGGSTYTSVSAGNVTLPVGQSGTFDVTYDLGDEIDTADAKLEVSNFTTTLDTNTSLVDNDTVQMSLPKQSMAGDKRLQVAVRNTSSDFVVAQSVLNVSVRGNVTVESVTPPTTAVASAAKNVSVTLNNTGSSSESFEISVFDDATSRFPVGSKFVSVPGNTKTIYNVSASYSEGTRTTYLGNESYGTTTVYPAATVDSVTHVSGPANNTALSTSVDSGGMLTVELRNGTDQDLAPTGLTESSRFEVVVHLNHSVDPGLVIANARNVSWSVQNTSEHYVVTIAAQPLESQFMANAPSLDNWDSLSDSEDKADDKLLWYSISFIDEDALYNQNMTNMTIATDAQTFGSPRYDEANDSINIELAAPHYTVSDTQNDGIYQATIPSTMLGQWGVSNPDNLTGTYQGQSRSITTTSNDDGSIDISMNIHYSSGEVSLSPDASGDDTSSSGDDDTSSDDSSTDDTSSSSDSDDDDDSSTDSTDDSTTDDSTDDTTTETTTTDDAETNESDDASNETDLLPELTGEVKEVAAIQNTDGSSSAVVENVTANETVRIRLSNKSTDAQNATSNTSVSDDIGENATENDSAGATNASDRPAVNGLDLNLRNDTDSLGVNVSDSDTVPDGTPELESQSDDAEAVGYLSIDVSGTTDDDIENATITFSVPAAKLAATNTSSDDVTLHRYHDGEWQTLETTHLGGDRYAAETPGFSVFAVSMKKSMTADTDTKTTAAETTATEESTPQSSETETASASPTKTSTGAPGFGALVTFAALLAVAVLARRRA